Below is a window of Christensenella minuta DNA.
CTCAAAAGCTGGGCCGTGCCCAAAGGACCGTCGTATAACAGCCATGATAAGCGGCTGGCTGTACAGGTGGAGGATCATCCTCTGGAATACCGCAATTTTGAGGGAACGATCCCCCAGGGCCAATATGGAGGCGGGACCGTGATGATTTGGGATGAAGGTATTTGGCAGCCCTTGATGGATCCGGCAGAGGCCTTTGCCGCCGGCTCTCTTAAATTTACGCTGGAAGGGAGCAGATTGAAAGGAAAATGGGCGCTTGTCAGGATGAAGCCGAAGCCCGGCGGGAATGGCCGGAACTGGCTGCTGATTAAAGAAAAGGACCGGTTTGAAAACGTTTATGATGCCGGCCAATTCCTGACCAGCATCAGGACAGGGCGGACGATGCCGGAGATAGGAGCGGCCAGCAAAATGAAAGAACAATACGGGAGCATCCCGGAAATCGAGAAAGAAGCGGTGGGTAAAAAAGAAATAACGGAGGATGTGAGGATAACGCATCCTGAAAAAGTTCTTTATCAGGAGGACGGTATTACAAAAGGAGACATCGTGCAACATTATTCCAGAGCGGCGGACCGCATGCTTCCCTATGTGAAGAACAGGATATTAAGCACGGTGCGCTGCCCCGGAGGGATTGCAAAAGCCTGCTTTTTTAAAAAGCATCCCGCAAATGAACGGGGGATTTTCACGGTTTCCCTGACCGGGAACGGCGGCGAACCGGAAGAATATTATTATGTAACGGATCGAAAGGGATTGCTGTCAGAGGTGCAAATGAATACGCTCGAGTTCCATACCTGGGGAAGCCGCGTCGAAACGCTGGAGAAGCCTGACGTTATGGTGTTTGACCTGGATCCGGACGAAGGGCTGGATTTGGAAAAAACCAGAACGGGAGTCCGGGATCTAAAGAGTTTGCTGGACCAGCTTGGACTGAAAGCCTATCTTAAAACAAGCGGCGGGAAAGGATACCACATCGTCATACCTTTCAGGCCTGCGGCCGACTGGACCGCCTTCCATGAATTTGCCCGCAGAACGGCGAAGACAATGGAAGCAATGAGGCCCGGTCGTTATACGAGCAATGTCAGGAAAGAACAGCGGAAGGGCCGTATCTTTATCGATTGGATTCGCAACGGAAGGGGAGCCACGAGCGTTGCTCCCTATTCGGTGCGGGCCAGGAAGGGCGCTCCCGTTTCCACGCCGATTTTTTGGGAAGAGCTTGACGCGGTCGCTCCGAACGGCATTACAATAGAGGGCGCGGCAGAAAGACTGGAACGCGAAGACCCGTGGGAGGGTTTTTTTGAAAATGACCAGCAGCTGAAATGATGGGGATCGCGCCGGGGAAGAATACCATATTAATTTAGAAGCAGCCGCCTTAAGGCGGCTGCTTCTAAATTAATATGGCAATAAACCACCACAGCATGAGGGCAATGCCGATCAGGAATAGCCACCACAGCACCTTTAGCTTGACGATAAGCCATATAAAGGCAATAATCAAAATGAGCGGTATGATAATCAAAAGCATAAATGCCACCTCCCTGTTGTTTTGGTATGGAATACATAACCATATATGATCCCGGGAAACAGAAATCCTGCATAGGCGCGGCGCTGCGGAAAGGGAGGACGGCCCCGGGCCGGTTTGCTATACGGAACTGAGGCAGTCAATATGAATTATGGCGGATATGCATCCGGCAGCCTTGATGTGTGGAAAGGCCTTTTACACCGTTTCTACACATAGTTCAACGTCTTTGCAGGATTGCCTCAATTTGCGTAAACTGACCGGTTGGGTTACAATGTACCTATAGTAAGGCAGGAAAGATGACGGCCGCGCATACGGAAGTGGCCCGGGGTCTTATGCTTGGCTGGTGAAGGCTCCATGAAATGTTTCGCCCGGGAACGGTGAAAACGGGTGGGCCGGAAGCTGTAGGCGCGCGGGAGTTGTATCTGCGCGCAAGCGGGAAGACTTTATATAAGTGGGGTTGAAAAAAGAGGCGGCTTTTGACCCGTTCCTGAAAGGATAACTGAGGAGCATGCGATGACGATAGAAGAATGCTATACCAAATTGGAGTCGGACTACAGGGAAATAGTCCGCCGCCTTGGAAAGGAAGAACGTGTGAAAAAATTTTTATCCCTTTTTCCTGAGGATGAGAGCTATCCCGCCCTTTGTGCCGCATTGGAAGAAGGACGGGGAGAAGAGGCGTTCCGGGCGGCCCATTCGCTGAAAGGAATTTGCATGAATCTGGGGATCGAAAGATTATACCGGATGGCGGACGTTCTTACGGAGGAGCTGCGGGACAGGAAGATTACAAAAAAGGCCGAGACGCTTTTTGAACAGGTGCGGAAGGAATATGTGCGAACGGTGGCATATATCCGGAATTTAACAATATAGAAAGAACTCATGTGGAATGAAAAAGAAAAAATTGATCCTGATCGTGGATGACGCGGAAATGAACCGCGCGATGCTGGCGGATATTCTGGCAGCGGAGTATGAGATCATCGAAGCGGGGGACGGCGTGGAAGCGATTGAGATTCTGCAGCGCAGGCATTACGAGGTGTCTTTGGTTCTGTTGGATATCGTTATGCCCCGGATAGACGGCTTTGAGGTCCTTGCGGTGATGAACAAAAGCGGCTGGATCACCCAGATTCCAGTAATTACGATCTCTTCGGAGACCGCTTCTTCCTACATTGACCACGCCTACGATTTGGGAGCCACCGATTATATCAGCAGGCCCTTTGACGAAAAGACGGTCCAACGGCGGGTCCGTAACACCATTATGCTTTATTCCAAGCAAAAAACGCTTGAAGACATGGTGACGGAGCAGATCGTGGAGAAGGAACGGAACAATTTTCTGATGGTGGAGATATTATCCAATATCGTTGAGTTCCGGAATGGAGAATCGGGCCTGCATGTGCTTCATATCCGCACCCTGACGGAAATGCTGCTCAGAAAGCTGGCGGAAACGACCGACCGGTATTCGCTTCCGGCGGCACGGCTTGCCCTGATCGTCAATGCTTCCGCATTGCACGACATTGGGAAAATTTCGATACCGGAAGAAATACTGAACAAACCCGGACGGCTGACCCCGGAGGAATTCGAGGTCATGAAAACGCACAGCGCCATTGGAGCGCAGATCATGGAGGATGCGCTCCAGCGCCACCATGAGGACTTGATACAGGTAGCTTACAATATTTGCCGGTGGCATCATGAACGGTACGACGGGCAGGGGTATCCCGATGGACTGCGGGGGGAGGATATCCCGATTGAGGCGCAGGTGGTGGCGCTTGCGGACGTATACGACGCACTGACTAGCCTTAGGGTGTATAAGCCGCCTTATTCGCACGAAACTGCCCTGCGGATGATTTTAGGCGGGGAATGCGGCGCGTTTAACCCGCTTTTGCTGCAATGCCTGCAAGCGATGGGGCCGCGCCTGACGGAGGAGCTTAAGATCCGTTCCCTCGATACCGTATCGGAAGTAAATATACAGGAGTTATCCAACCAGATGATTGCGGACGGGCAAGTTTCGAGCCGCACCCTCTCGCTGTTGGAACAGGAGCGGACAAAATACCAGTTTTTTGCCTCTATGTCGAAAGAAATTCAATTCGAGTACAGCTGCAGGACAGATATACTTACTATATCGGAATGGGGCGCGCAGCAGTTAGGCCTCGGGACTCTGATCGAGCATCCGGAACGGAACGTGGACCTGCAAGAGGTTTTGCTGCCGGAGGCCTATCAGGACCTGAAAAGACGCCTGCGCGGCGCTTCGCCGCACTATCCGATTGTAAATAACATCTATTGCCTTCATGTGAAGGGAGAAAACCGCTGGTATAAGGGGGTCGCGCGGCCCCTGTGGGAAGAAGAGGATCCGGAAAAGATAATTGGAGTGATTGGGAAGTTCATTGATGTTCATGAGGAACAGACGAAGCTTGTGAAGCTGAAAAGGCAGGCTGCGCAGGATTCGCTGACCGAGCTTAACAACCATTCGGCCGCCAGACAGGTTATCTGCAAAGAATTGGCGGAGTCCGGAAAGCATTCTGCCGTAATGCTGTTCGATTTGGATGATTTTAAAGAGGCAAACGACCAATACGGACATATGTTCGGCGATGAGGTGCTGAAATATGTATCGAGAAAAGTACGGAAATGTATGCGCAAGAGCGACATCGCCGCGCGTGTCGGAGGAGATGAATTCCTGATGTACCTGGAGTATGAGGGGGATATTGAAGGGGTCATCCGGCGCATATTCAATACCCTACAGGGAAGGTATAAAACATTTGGCATATCTGTCAGCATGGGAATCGCGCTCGCTCCGGAAAATGGAGTGGAATATGATGTGCTGTTCCATGCGGCCGACCAGGCGCTCTATGCGGCAAAGAAAGCGGGAAAGAACCGGTACTGTTTTTACGACGATTCCCTTAAAGGGCTTCTGAGCGTGCTGTCCCCGATGGATCATTGAATAGGGGAGAAGGATTATGAAGGAACAAAAAAGTGATATCCCGGTCAAGGGCTACGAATACGATACCCTGATGAATATGCTCCATGTCAGCGTGAGCAAGCATTTGCTGGACGAACATTTTACGATGGTTTGGGCGAACGATTTTTATTATGAAACGATAGGTTACCCCAAAGAGGAATATGAGGCGTTATTCCACAACCGTCCTGATCTTTATTATGCGGAGGAACCAAGACTCTGGAATGAGCTTGTTGGCGCCGTGATGCAGGCGATCGGGGAAGGACGGAACGGATACAGCATCGTGACGAGGATGCGGCGGAAAGGCGGGGAATACCGCTGGATACAGATTGCGGCTACCTTTGTGGACGAGTATATCGACGGATACCAGGTGGCCTATTCCGTAATGACGGACGTTGATGATGTGATGCGGATAAAACAGGAGCAGTCGGTCACTTACGACAACCTGCCGGGTTTCGTTGCCAAATACAAAGTGGAGAAAGACCTCCACTTTACCCTGATCGAAGCGAACGGCCGTTTTTTGGATTTTTTCGGCAAGGACAGCTGGAAAAATGAGGAGTATTCCGTATCCCGGGAAAATGTGGAGCGGAACATAAAAGCATTTGAAGCGCACCGCGAGGAACTGCTGGCGGGCGAGCCGGTACATTTTATGGTAAATATGCGCAGCTGCAGCGGGAAGGAAGCGTGGCTCCAGATTAACGCCGATTGCGTCGACTGGCAGGGCGGCGATCCGGTGTATCTCGTTATTTATATTGACGTTACGGACGAGACGGAATTGCGCGAGATGCAGAAAAAACTTGAGAGGCAGGCAGAGGAACTGCGCTGCGCGCTGAGGCAGGCAGAGGAAGCAAGCAGAGCGAAGTCGGATTTCTTTTCCCGGATGTCCCACGATATCCGTACGCCGATGAATGCAATCCTCGGCATGCGCGATATTGCGCTCGCCCATCTTGACGACGGGGAAAAGGTACGGGACTGCCTGAAAAAGATCGGACTGTCCGGCCAGCACCTCTTGGGGCTGATTAACGACGTTCTCGATATGTCTAAAATTGAAAACGGGGAGATGGTATTGCGCAGCGATACGGTATCCCTGCCCGAAGAACTGGAAAATATCGTTACCATTATGCAGCCGCAGTTCAAGCAGAAAGACCAGAAATTTTCCATACGGCTTAAGGAAGTGGTGCATGAGCAATTCCTGAGCGACGCCCTGCGGCTGCGGCAGATTTTCCTGAATATCCTTTCCAACGCATACAAATTTACGCCCTGCGGCGGCAGTATTACAATGGATGTGAGGGAGACGGTCTCTGGGCAGCCGGATGTTGCGCTGTTCACGTTTGCGATTACCGATACGGGCGTCGGTATGCAGCCGGAATTCCTGACGCATATTTTCGACGCTTTCAGCCGCGAGCGGGACAGCCGGACAGACAAGACGGAAGGGACAGGACTTGGCATGGCAATTACCGAAAAACTGGTGGAATTGCTGAACGGTAAAATCGAAGTGCAAAGCAGACCCCAAAAAGGTACGGTTTTTTGCGTGACGCTTCCGCTGAAAATAGAGGAAGCTTCTCCCTGCGGCGGCACTTTCCCGAATCTGCGTGTAATCGTGGCGGACGACGATGTGGTTATGTGTGAGTATACCGTAGAAATGCTTCGCCACCTCGGCATTTATGCAGATTGGGTGGATTGCGGGGAAAAGATGATACAAGAGGTCAGGGAGGCAAAGCGCAGGGGTGAAGCTTATGACGCCGTTATCCTCGATTGGAAAATGCCGGGGCAGGACGGGCTCCAGACGGCGAGGCGGATCCGCAGGATATGCGGAGAGGTCCCCATTTTGATTATTTCAGCGTATGATTGGAGCGATATCGAAAAAGAAGCACAGGATGTAGGGGTGAGCGGTTTTTTGACAAAGCCCGTTTTCGCATCCACGCTGTGCAGTGGACTCCGGAAGTATGTATTGGGTGAAACGGCCGACGGGCCGGAAACGAAAGGGGCAGGCCCGCAAAGGAACTTTTCCGGGAAACGGTTCCTGTTGGTTGAGGATAACCTGCTGAACCAGGAGGTCGCCGTTGATCTTTTGACGGACGCGGGAGCGGAGGTAGACATCGCCTGTGATGGCGAGGAGGGAGTGAGGGTGTTTGCCGGATCGGCGGAAGGGACCTATGATATGGTTCTGATGGATATCCAGATGCCGGTAATGGACGGCTATACGGCGGCGGAAAAAATACGCGCACTTGGGCGGGAAGACGCACGCGAGGTCCCTATTCTGGCTATGACGGCAGATGCTTTTGCAGAAGATATTGCGGCAGCAAAAGCAGCGGAAATGGATGGACACCTGGCAAAGCCGCTTGACGAGAGAACACTGAAAAGAGAGATCGGAAAATACCTCTTAAAAAAGTAAAGAGGGTATTTGTTAACAGGCAGAAGTGAAAAAGCGGTGGGAGGTCTCTCATCGGCGGACCGGAAAGGAACACATTTCAAAGATGCGTTCTTTTTTTTAGACGGAATATTGCGACGGCCTACCGGTATTCGGGGATATCGCTGAAGATGGGTTAACCGGGCACCAAGAAAGAGAGGGCGCCTGTGCCGGGCGAGCGGCCGAAACGACGCAAGAGGAAATAAGCGCGGAGCGGGCAGGAGGAATTTTGGAAAAGCAAAGTTTCCCGAAAAGAAACTTGCGGCGGGATAGAAAAGACATTATAATCAAAGAAAAGGGAAGCGGGAGGCAATTTTATGTATGATGTAGCGGCCATTGGAGAAGTGTTGATCGACTTTACACCCGACGGAGTGAACGATCAGGGAATTGCGCGGTTTGCGCGGAACCCGGGCGGCGCGCCGGCGAATGTGCTTGCCATGAACGCGAAGCTTGGCGGCAGGACGGCCTTTATCGGCAAGGTGGGGCGGGATGACTTCGGAAAATTCCTGGTGGATGTCCTGAAAGGAAGCGGGATCGGAACTGAAGGCGTTTTAATGGATGCGGACGTCAATACAACGATTGCATTCGTCCAACTGAATGAATTCGGCGACAGGTCGTTTAGTTTTTACCGCAAGCCGGGAGCGGATATGATGCTCAGGGAGGACGAACTCCGGTGGGATATCATTGCGGACAGCCATATTTTCCATTATGGATCGATCTCCTTTACGGACGATCCATGCAGGGGCGCGGCACATGCCGCGATCCGATTTGCGAAAGATCAGGGGAAGATACTGAGCTATGACCCTAACTACAGGCCGTTTCTATGGGACGAAGAAGAGCGGGCTGTGAGGGAAATATTAAATGCGCTTCCGATGGCGGATATCCTGAAGGTATCTGAGGAAGAGATGCTGCTCCTTACGGGAGAGAGCGACCTTGAGACTGGCGCGCGAAAGCTGCGGGAACAGGGGCCGGGACTGGTGCTCGTGTCGCGCGGCGAATTCGGGTCCTTCTATTGCGCGGAGTGCGGGACGGGGCAGATGCCGGCCTTCAAAGTTGACGTGGTGGATACCACGGGTGCGGGCGACGCTTTTCTTGGAGCAGTCCATTACCGCCTGAGGGACCGGGATGTACAGGATATCGACCGGCTGACAAAGGAGGAGCTTGACGATATACTCGATTTTGCAAACGCGGCAGGGGGGCTTACAGCCACGAAGCGCGGGGCGATCCCGTCCATGCCTACGCTCGAGGAGATCGCGGCGTGCCGTAAAAATATACCGCGGTCGACATGTGAATAGAGATAAAAAACTGCAGCCAATGGGCTGCAGTTTTTTACGGCCGTTTAACAAGATGCGATGTACAGATGCGCGCCGCAAATGTATACCGTGCAAGGAGGAGAAATGGACGGCAGAAAGGAACAGACCCAAAGGGCTGACAGTTTCTGCGGAAGACAGGCCGTAAAGCCTGCATGGTTGCAAAGCGCATACTGCGCGAACTGGTCTATGGAAAAAAGCCGTTTACTCTCCGGCGTGTTCTTTCTCCTTTACATATTCATATGCGCGGTATGGATTTTGGACTTTGAAGAAACCGCCATCCACACCAATGATCTCACCCGTGATATATCCGGCACCAGGAGAAGTCAGGAAACAAACAAGCGCAGCCGCATCTTCGCCATTCCCAAAACGCTGCAGGGCTATTTGCTTTACCTGAACGTCGCCACGTTCCACTATCATGGAATCTGTCATATCTGTATGGATGATGCCCGGGGCGTAAGCATTTACGGTGATCCCATAGGGGGCAAGCTCACCTGCGGCTGTTTTCGTCATCATGTCAATACCAGCTTTGCTCGCTGCATAAGCGATGAGTCCGCAATCGGCGAATGTACTTGAGATAGAGGAAGCATTGGCGATCCTTCCATAATGGTTTTTTTTCATATAGGGGATACAGGCCTGAATCATATGCAGCTGTCCTTTAAAATTGATATTAAACACGCGGTCAAAATATTCGTCCGTAATGTCTTCGATAAAACAGAAATCAAAGATGCCGGCATTATTCACCAGAATATCAATTCTGCCGTATTTATCTCCTATTTCCCGTACGGCACGCTCCGTAGAGGAGCGATTGGAGACATCGCATTGTAGAATATCTGATTCCAGAGAATAATTTCTCATTTTTTCAAGTGTTTCCTGCGCACTTTTTTCATCCGAACGATATAGTGCAAAAACAATGTTATTTTCCCGGGCAAGGCCGATGCTGATGGCCTGTCCCATGCCGCGCGTACCACCCGTTACGATTGCGATTTTCTTTTCCATGAGGGACACTCCTTAATAATTAAAATACTTTTTTAAAATATATTTATTAATCTTGCGTTTATAGTAGCACTGCTTTTTTCCCATGTCAAGAAAAATTATGTTGGCCAATCGAACTATAAATGCGTGAGGTGAATTCGTAAAAATATATGTGAAAAAAGTATCAAAAATAGGTTGAAATTGAAGAAAAACTGTATTATACTCGAGCTAACAGTTTTATAAAATGCTTTTAAAAAATAAGGATGGATGAACAATGGAGCAAGGGAAGTCCGGAATGGACATTAAGGGGATGAACCGTAAAAAGATATACGAATTTTTGCGAAGAAGCAGGTCGGTGTCTAAACAGGACATTGTCTATGCGCTTCAGCTGAGCCTGCCCACAGTGACGCAGAATTTGCAGGAGCTGCAGGAGAAGGGGCTTCTTGATACGGCGGGAAAGATCGGGAATACGGGAGGCCGGAACGCGACGGCCTTCACCTTTATCAGCGATGCAAAAGTAGCGGTCGGAATTGATATCCAGAAACACCGTAATACGATCGTAGTTGTCGATCTGGATGGCAAGGTGATCGAAACTTTAAAGAAAAAAATAGACTTTTCGATGACGGACGAATATTACAGCAAGCTTGGGGAAGGGGTCAGGGAAATTCTCGAAAAGACCCATACCGATCCGCAGAAAGTGCTGGGCGTTGGGATGGGCGTGCCCGGCCTGATCTCCGGGGATGGGCAGGAAGTCGTTTATGGGCGCATTTTGAACTTTACAGGGGAGACGTGTGCTAATTTTTCCAAATATATCCCTTACCGTTCTCTGCTTTATAACGACGCAAATGCGGCGGGATTTGCAGAAATCTGGTCGCTGCATAATATCAAAAATGCTTTTTATATCTGCCTAAGCAATAATATAGGCGGTTCGGTATTGTTGGACAACAAGGTATATGAAGGAGATAACCAACGCAGTGGAGAAGTTGGGCATATGACTGTAGTGGCGGATGGGCGGCCCTGTTATTGCGGGCAATACGGATGCCTCGAAACCTATTGTTCGGCGACGGTATTATCAGATACGACGGATGGGGACCTGGGCGTCTTTTTTGAAAAATTGAAAAACGGCGATATGGAAAGCAGGATGCTATGGGATTCCTATTTGCGGTATTTGTCGCTGGCAGTCAATAACCTGCGGATGCTGTTCGATTGCAAAATTATTATCGGAGGCTATGTAGGCTCATATATCGACGGTTATATGGAACAGCTTTGGGAAATGGTCCGCCAGCGCAATATGTTTGAGGACGATCCGGAACAGTTTTTATTGCCATGCCAATATAAGACGGAAGCGATCGCCGCAGGCGCGGCGCTGCCTTTTGTTGCAGAATTTTTTGAGCAGATATAATCTATCCGGAAATAAAAACAGCAGCGGAGCCGATAGGCTCCGCTTTTTTATGATTCAATACATTTAAAAATTTACTATTGACTTTCTGGAAAATATAGGTATACTTTAAAATATAAAATACTTTTATTAAAGTAATTCATAAAAGAAAATTAAAAAACAAAAAGAGCAAAAGGGCGGGATGGATTTATGAAAAAGATACCTGAGACAATGAAAGCGCTTGTAGCCTATGGACCCGGCGAATATAAATTGGTGACAGACTTTCCCACGCCGGATTGCGGTCCGGACGATATTATCATCAAAACAGAAGGATGCGGAATCTGCGCCGGAGATTTGAAATGTCAGCTTGGCGCCGCGCGATTTTGGGGGGACGATATACAGCCAGCCTATGTGGAGCCTCCATTTATTCCCGGACATGAATTTTTGGGGACCGTGGTAGATAAGGGTGAAAATGTGACGGAGTATGAAATCGGAGACCGGCTAACGGCGGATCAGATCGTCCCGTGCGGAGAATGCGAATACTGCCGGACAGGACGGTATTGGCTATGCGAGCCGCACAATGTATTCGGATTCAAGAATTTTCTCAATGGTGGAATGGCTGAATATGTACGCTATCCAAAGACGGCGGTCTTGCATCGTGTTCCGAAAGGAATGCCCTTGCTTGATGCTTTACTGGTGGAACCCTACGGCTGCTCGAAGCATGCGGTGGACAGGGCGGAAATAACAAACGAAGATTTCGTAGTGATCTCGGGCGCCGGTTCGCTCGGACTCGGGATGATCGCCTATGCAAGGATGAAAAATCCGGCGAAACTCGTCGCGCTTGATATCTTGCCTGAGAGGCTCGAAAAAGCGGCGGAATTCGGCGCTGACGTGGTGATGAACCCCAAAGGAACGGATGTTGCACAAAAAGTGCTTGAGATGACGGGCGGCTATGGCTGCGACGTTTACATCGAGGCGACTGGGCATCCCTCGAGCGTGCTGCAAGGCCTGAAAATGATCAGGAAGCAGGGACGCTTCATTGAATTCAGCGTATTTGCCGGGGAAACATCTGCCGACTGGTCCATCATAGGAGACGGGAAAGAGCTGGAACTCCGCGGCTCACAGCTGAGTCCTTATTGCTTTCCTTTCGTCATCGAACATATTATGAACGGAGACCTGAAAACAGCAGGCGTCGTATCCAAAACCTTTCCGCTGGATGAATGGGAAGCAGCATTTGATTGTGCCACCGGAAAATACGGTGATTTTAAAATCGCCATTACGTTCTGAATTTCGGACGGGAATTTTGCGGAAGCAATCATTTGGATCGAGAAATTCAAAAATTGCCAGTTAATTAATCATATTTTATAAAAAAGATTTATAAAAAATATTGACAATTTAAATTCATGATTTTATAATGAGGTCAACAATTAAAGCTCCATTTCATACAATTCAAACAACAACGTACTTCAACCTTTCATGAATCATGAAGAAGAAAAAACTTTCCGGAGAGGGGAAAAACCATGCAGACTTTTTTGGAAATCGATCATATCAGCAAGACGTTTCCGGGAGTAAAAGCGCTCAGCGATGTTCATTTTGATATTTACCCTGGGGAAGTGCATTCCCTGGTGGGCGAAAACGGCGCGGGAAAATCTACCCTGATTAAAATTATGTCGGGGGTATATCAACCGGATGAAGGCGGAACGATCAAAATCAATGGAAAAGAAACAAAAATACATAATGCGATGGATGCGATTCGGCAGGGAATTGCCGTTATTTATCAGGATTTCAGCCTGTTCGGCAATCTGAGCGTGGCAGAAAATATCGTTATCAATCAGATGATCGAAAAGAACCGACAGGTACTGAACTGGAAAGAGATACGTAAAAAGGCTGCGGAAGCGCTCCGGATTGTGGGCGCAGATATCAGTCCGTCAGAAACGCTGGAAAATCTTTCAGTCGCCAAGCAACAAATGGTTGCGATCGCAAGTGCGGTGGCGCAAAAGGCACAGATGATTATTATGGACGAACCGACTTCGGCTCTATCGACGACGGAGGTGGAAACGCTGTATGGCATTATTGAGAAACTGAAAGCGGAAAATATTGCCGTGATGTTTGTTAGTCATAAGATGGACGAATTGTTCCGGATCAGCGACCGTTTCACAGTATTCCGGGACGGCCAGTATATCAAAAGCTGTAAAAAAGAAGAAATTGACCGTGGGGGACTTATTTCACTGATGGTGGGCCGGAAGATTGAATTTGACAGCCTTGCCAACCCGGTACAAAAATCCGAGGTGGTACTTGAGGTTTCCCATCTGAGTAAAAAAGGGAATTTTAAAGATATATCTTTCACGCTTCACAAGGGAGAGATATTGGGGATCACCGGCCTTGTCGGCGCAGGGCGGAGCGAGATGGTACAGGCGCTTTTCGGCTTAAATCGGCCGGACAGCGGCACCGTGAAAATTGACGGCAGGGAAACTCATATCGATAATACATGGGGCGCCGTGGACGCAGGGATCGGATATATACCGGAAAGCAGGCAGACCCAGGGGTTGGTGCTTGATAAATCGGTGGCGGAAAACATTGCACTGCCACAGCTTAAAAAGTATACAGGAAAATTTGGTTTTGTAAACCGTAAAAAGCAAAAAGAGACAGTGGGTGAATGGGTAGAAAAGCTGGACGTGCGCCCA
It encodes the following:
- a CDS encoding sugar ABC transporter ATP-binding protein, encoding MQTFLEIDHISKTFPGVKALSDVHFDIYPGEVHSLVGENGAGKSTLIKIMSGVYQPDEGGTIKINGKETKIHNAMDAIRQGIAVIYQDFSLFGNLSVAENIVINQMIEKNRQVLNWKEIRKKAAEALRIVGADISPSETLENLSVAKQQMVAIASAVAQKAQMIIMDEPTSALSTTEVETLYGIIEKLKAENIAVMFVSHKMDELFRISDRFTVFRDGQYIKSCKKEEIDRGGLISLMVGRKIEFDSLANPVQKSEVVLEVSHLSKKGNFKDISFTLHKGEILGITGLVGAGRSEMVQALFGLNRPDSGTVKIDGRETHIDNTWGAVDAGIGYIPESRQTQGLVLDKSVAENIALPQLKKYTGKFGFVNRKKQKETVGEWVEKLDVRPRNEELLAMQLSGGNQQKVVLAKWIATDAKILIVDEPTNGVDVGAKSEIHKILRQLADRGTSLIVISSELPEVLAVSDRILVMRRGRISGEFVNKDLTQELIMDKAVVS
- a CDS encoding ROK family transcriptional regulator translates to MEQGKSGMDIKGMNRKKIYEFLRRSRSVSKQDIVYALQLSLPTVTQNLQELQEKGLLDTAGKIGNTGGRNATAFTFISDAKVAVGIDIQKHRNTIVVVDLDGKVIETLKKKIDFSMTDEYYSKLGEGVREILEKTHTDPQKVLGVGMGVPGLISGDGQEVVYGRILNFTGETCANFSKYIPYRSLLYNDANAAGFAEIWSLHNIKNAFYICLSNNIGGSVLLDNKVYEGDNQRSGEVGHMTVVADGRPCYCGQYGCLETYCSATVLSDTTDGDLGVFFEKLKNGDMESRMLWDSYLRYLSLAVNNLRMLFDCKIIIGGYVGSYIDGYMEQLWEMVRQRNMFEDDPEQFLLPCQYKTEAIAAGAALPFVAEFFEQI
- a CDS encoding SDR family NAD(P)-dependent oxidoreductase, with the protein product MEKKIAIVTGGTRGMGQAISIGLARENNIVFALYRSDEKSAQETLEKMRNYSLESDILQCDVSNRSSTERAVREIGDKYGRIDILVNNAGIFDFCFIEDITDEYFDRVFNINFKGQLHMIQACIPYMKKNHYGRIANASSISSTFADCGLIAYAASKAGIDMMTKTAAGELAPYGITVNAYAPGIIHTDMTDSMIVERGDVQVKQIALQRFGNGEDAAALVCFLTSPGAGYITGEIIGVDGGFFKVQNPYRAYEYVKEKEHAGE
- a CDS encoding alcohol dehydrogenase catalytic domain-containing protein; this encodes MKKIPETMKALVAYGPGEYKLVTDFPTPDCGPDDIIIKTEGCGICAGDLKCQLGAARFWGDDIQPAYVEPPFIPGHEFLGTVVDKGENVTEYEIGDRLTADQIVPCGECEYCRTGRYWLCEPHNVFGFKNFLNGGMAEYVRYPKTAVLHRVPKGMPLLDALLVEPYGCSKHAVDRAEITNEDFVVISGAGSLGLGMIAYARMKNPAKLVALDILPERLEKAAEFGADVVMNPKGTDVAQKVLEMTGGYGCDVYIEATGHPSSVLQGLKMIRKQGRFIEFSVFAGETSADWSIIGDGKELELRGSQLSPYCFPFVIEHIMNGDLKTAGVVSKTFPLDEWEAAFDCATGKYGDFKIAITF